Sequence from the Magallana gigas chromosome 4, xbMagGiga1.1, whole genome shotgun sequence genome:
CACTGTAAACTAagtgtttatatatgtgacgattgATATATAGGACTGGTAGACAGACACTGTAAACTAAGTGTTTATATACGTGACGATTGCTATATAGGACTGGTAGACAGACACTGTAAACTAAGTGTTTATATACGTGACGATTGCTATATAGGGCTGGTAGACAGACACTGTAAACTAagtgtttatatatgtgacgattgCTATATAGGGCTGGTAGACAGACACTGTAAACTAagtgtttatatatgtgacgattgCTATATAGGGCTGGTAGACAGACACTGACCTTCCCTGGAGCTCCGTCCGCTTGGCACATGTTTTCTTGTAGGCTGACTGTACATGGTACACACAGAACTGCCCTTGTTCTCTAAAACCAATGACAATACAGTTAAATCAGACCTCCCTATGATACTCAATGATACTgcttcacacacacacacacacaccaagCACTCACTTGTTGATGAAGTTGGTACAAGCCTTGCCCGCCTTGCTGACCCCAGCACACTTGCCTAGATCCTGGGAGTAGCCCATCATCATTATCTGGTTAGGATGGTTCACTGTGAAAGCCATGTCCTGCTGACCCTGGAAAATAAAGCATTGCTACTTGTATTGATAGACTAGACAAGATTTAGAAAACTTGTTTATTCCTATATAGACTGGGGTGTACAAATAGATCTAGATGTACCTCTATAGACTGGAGTGTACAGATGTGTTCCATACCTTGTCTGCTTTGTCCATCTTGTTCGGGTTTAGAATGCCCACCACAGATTTGACCTCATTCTTCCAGTGCTGTTTAAACACCTCCCCGAATAAGAAGAAGCTAATAGTCTGATCGCAGTCATCCAGGTCACTCAGGCGCCAGATACAAAAGGACTTCCCCTAGATATGAGGTAGAGGGAtaactgtaaaagtggttatttacacGTGTGGGAAATTTACACTAGTTATGCGTAAAGCTTAAAACCGTGTAAAATACCCCACGTGTATGGTAAATAATTTAACACTCCAGTGTGGTCAATAATGCATCCGCTTATTTAATACTTACGCATACTGTTTGACCATAAAAATCGCGTTCTTAACCACCAGCGTAAAACGCCACTTTTACAGTATACAAAATCAAGCACAACACCGTGTATCTACCCTTTCTGGATTTTGTTACATGCCTACACATATTTTAAAGCTACAAACTATATCCACTCTTGGTATATCCTATACAACCAAGAGAAACGTTTTACTCACCGAGGATGAAGTCCGAGGCTCAGATTTATGTACAATGACCCCTACTGTCACCCAGTCTCCTTGTAATTCAGCACTTTTTAACTTAAGATGAATCTTGGATAGCTTAATTAGTTTCCTGTCTGCCATCTTGTATTTCATTTCCATGCTAGATATCTTTGGattgcttaaaaaaaaagtactttgTATACAgctatatgtatatacatgtaacaacaaggtttaagataaataaaggTTTTagaatgacaaaattaaaaattaagtatcaaaattacataaaaataattttttatctgattttttttttcattatgtaaAAAAACAAGCTCTGTTGCTACTAGACTTGCATAATAACACCAAAACTTGTCAACAAGGATCACTGGACAAAAATGAAATGTCAAAGTATGGATCCAATGTCAActtgaatttaataaaaacttttaactttATTAAACACATGCATTCAATGGACAAGCTCCTCCATTACATAGGCTACCAGGACAATGAATTCCTACAGCCTCCCTGTCACTACGTTAACTGCTGGACAAATGTACTCACATTATTCTGATCCCTGAGAAAGGGTCTGTGATACTCTGATAATTCTCACTGCCATTCTTATGGGGTGGATTTACCATCTCCTGGCCGGGGAAAGGGCCAGTCTTCCCTGAAACAATTAATATCAATCCTTCACTAGATCTGTTGGCTATCTTTTTTTGGAGAGAATCGAAAACTGTAACCAGTGTATTGTATGCATGCAAGTTATAACTGCAAGATTCCCGAGAAACCTCCTCTCATGgaagaatgaaataaaacaagtacTTACTCCAAGAAATCACTTTTTCTGGTTTTGTTATCAATTAGCCATTTGCGAATAAAACTCAATGTGTTTCATACCTGGTTTACATAGTACAGGTAAAACACACAATGAGGTGTAGGTATACAGTAGAGCTTACATGACTTGGACTTGAGGGCCTTCTGTCGGAGTGCCTTCACATCCTCCAGGGACGCCGAGGACACCCTCTGGGAATCAGCTGTCTTCATCAAGTCATGGATAACTTGGCCTGATTCACTCAATCCTGGCTTTACATCTAATAATTTAAACTGAGATAAGCTGACTGTATCCTATATGAATACTAGCAATAATTTGTGTAGGCCGGTAGATACCAAACTCAGTATTAACAAAGTAAAAGTACAAATACAAACCCCCATCCAGTTCCTCCCAATCACTGTCACTGTCCCCAAATAGCCCACTTGTCCCCTTACCCTCAGCCCCTGGGTCTGAACTGGCAAAGAAAGGATTTTCGTCTGTGCTGTCAATTGTTAGTTCTGGAATAAGGATAAAATTTGTCAATAACTTCTCAAGGGTGAAACATAAATAACCTGACTCAGGTTTTTGCTTGAAAAGAACAGAACTAATACACTACCTCTCTTATTTGACACCACTGATTTTGAGTCACTATTTGGAGACACTGTTTTGGAGATACTCTTTTCCCTTTTCTGTTTCTCTTTATTATTTGGAAGGTTGAaaccatttttcattttcttttctcCATTTCCAACACAGGTATTGGATGGCAACAATTTGTTTATACGTTGATGGCCTGCGAAGTTCTCTGGGTCCTTCCCTGTTTGAGATACTTCAGGAGTTACAGTCTGTTTTCTTGTCTGTGGCTGAGACATTTCTGAAGCTGGTGTTTGTTCCTCTTTCACTTTGAATGAGAGCTGATCTTCAGAGGTTTCTCCACCACTTTTTTTAGAGTCTAAATCCTTAGCAACCTCAGACTTCCCAGATGATGATAATTTTGAAGCATTcttacttttttttctcttctttagTTGAGATTGAAGTTCCAACATCTTCTTTTGAATATTCAAGAGCTCAGCTGattaacaaaacaattaaattcaaattatagaTAGTTAGGTTTGAAACAGATTTATTTATGATAgtagataaaaataataaagaaattcagAATTGCTTAATGACAGTGTTTTTACAAAGTACGACACcaatattaaatcaaagtaaCATTCAGAGAGTTAAGTGTGTGAATAGAGGCGAGTCAGTCCCACATAATGGACATCAAAATCTTGACTCTATCAGAAACATCAGTGTTATATGCAAGGTGATGAGCCACCTTCACTTTACCCTGTATATCTGTGTCATCATTCGTGTCATCATCCGTCTCATCATCCTCTTCCTCTTCTTGCTCACTCATCTCATCAAGGGCAGTCCGAGATAAAGATGGCTCACACGGCTCACTTATCACAGTACAGGCAGGCTTGGACTGTGACGGCCCACTCCTTCCTTCAGACGGGGAGATGTCCTTGTTCCTTGATAATTTATTCCCAGTATCTCTTTCCTCAAAATCACCATCCTCCTCCAGAAAGGCTGCTAGGCTGTCAATGTCACAATCCTCATctgcaaaaataaatcaactttGAAAATTCTTTACCGGgtaattgtatttgtttttgctATTTTGTACTGGTAGTCTTATGTAATTTTTAAGCACTACCGGTATTTTAGTTGGtgtacaatgctttagtaaatTAGTAAATACATACcctaatttctatttttaataaacCAAGAgagaaaaaagcaaaattaatgTAACATAACTCATGAGTATGCTTTCCCTTATAATTACATCTGCATCTCTTACCAGTCCAGTAACTACTAAACAATTAGATCCAGAAACATTTAACTTGTTCAGCACATAACAATTTTGTGAATTCTTTAATCAACAAGACCTTCATTGGCTGGCTGTGGACCCTTGGTGAGGGTTGAACTCTGTGGACTATTTCCGTTCCCTTTTCCCACTGACTTATTGTCAGGTGGATCCCGTTGTTTTACATCTCCTGAATTACTATCGTCATCCAAAAGTGAAACTAAGACATCCAAGTCACATTCATCTTCTACAAAAGTTTAAACCAATTTAATTCAAAGTATTCCCACAATTAATTGATATGTACATATGAAGATAACTACTATTGGTAACTTGAACGCATATTTACAGATAGAGccttattgattttatatacaaGTATGTAGCTATATAAATGTTTGCTAGCTGAACTTCATAAGTTTATTGTTATACAATCATTCAAAAGATTTATGATCATCGACATGTTTCAAAAGCATGTGTGAGATATGTCATATTTTCATGTTTACATGCAagcatataaaataataaagaatacAAACCTGACATTTTGACTTTTGAAAACAGCAATGGTCTGAAACAGATAATATAGGCCATTATTGCCATGGAagcaaaaaagattttttttcatattatttcaaatgaaatgataacaaaaaatgatcaGAAACATTGTAGCTTTTGTGCAGGATCTGGAGTAACAAACTTTCGAGCCTTCTGGTGTCACTAAACATTGGCTTAATTAAGAGATGGACACTTTGTGATGAGTCCCTGTGTCAAGAGTATCAACACATGATCTAACGTAGGTCAGTTTATTCAAACAGACCAAACATATGACGGTATATGAGGTTCAGAACATGATGAGATGATGCTAAACTGATACAGAAGGTGAGTGATTTACCTTCAAAGCTTGTAAAACATCGGATTCTCTCTTGACTGCGTCCCTTTCTATATGCCTTTGGTTTATATCTGCCTACTTTCGCTTTTTGTTTCTTGGCGCCATAAATGGGCGTGGTTAAAATATAAAGTTTCACTGAGGAATAGCAATTTCcgaattgagagagagagagagagagagagagagagagagagagagagagagagagtacccaaactccgtcatcATAAGCTGGAAACATTccgcgtttctctgtaaattatttcttgtggtttttatcatttgcaatcactaaatataacctgaaacgttataatttataaaattattatcaaatatatttttattattattcaaataagccctctgaatacgacgtttatcacacgtgctatcataacttatgaacctaactccgtcacccacatgatcTATGATACGCCAAGGAAagaagacacattaacaatttagtttaaactCAGGCCAAGTTATAAGTAAAATTGgtgtatacaatttaaaatgtatttaatttcatcaaagtgaaatgatcgccagaataaaaaatgggtccttgtaacaacaatcacaatgaccttttcagaatgtatggatgtcgtttgatttctgtccttacatatttcaaatatatcatttcaataatgaatatattaatgattatcttatttttttattacattttttttataataaatgtagcatattctaaatacCGACATACCGTAAATATCTGTAACCCTACATCATGAGGCCTGCCTGATACATTTCTAATACCTATTAAAACAGACCTACATATACACGTACTGAGGAGATAGCCAACAGATTTGGTACACACTCATTTACTAGTAACTGGTACATATATCCTTTATATATAGCTGCTAATAAGAAACAATAAATGtagaattaaaatataaatacattcataATCTGAAGATATTTTagaattcttaaataaaataaatcttttggATAGCAGTGTCCATTTATAAAAAAGATACTTGTCACAAACTTTctgtattaaaacaattaattaaaacttATGTGTACATGTAGACCAGTTGAGCTAAGTTGTGGAAAATTTGTTTGGAAATATTTCCTTgctgtgatgacatgtatacatatttgcAATTTGAAATGCAATTGAAATGAATTGCACAAGCATTTGAGGAACTATTGAATCATTGATAGGGTTgccatttttgtttaacatacaGTGTAGCTAGATCTTTGCTGGCAAAACTTTATGAATTCTCTTCCTCGAATTACAGCAATTCAGAAGTGTTTGTCAAGGATGTTATATTTATGACTGAGAGGTAccaacaaaattatgaaaaactgAACCACTATAAATTcgaaaacttttcaaatttgttaGATCTTTATTATAGTTTAAAGTTCATCCCAACACAAAATATGCTTATATATGTTTGACATTACATGCAATAGTCTGCAATTTCAGTACTCATTGCATACCTTGCATTTATTTCTtcatattcaaattttagataaaaacaagCCACATGTATGTGAtaagagtacatgtatttcattgcaTAATCATTGGCACACATTAAGAAACTAAAATGACTTAATAATTAGCCTATTTAACATCCCTTTGCTCTGATAATTTCCAATAAAGGTTTGCTCTGTAGTCAATCATTGAAACCAAATGATAAGCTTCCTGCTCTTTTGGCATGTAAAACGCATCAACGCACTCACAGgggtaaatgtatatttatttacatacatgATGCACTTTTTATAACAGAATCTGCATGGAACATTTTgcagaataaatacatgtagttaagaaTTAATGTCTTTTATTTGATCATGAAATAATCATTAGTACACACACAACAACAGATCAGTTCCTGGATGAGATTTAAATACAATGTTGATTGTTCTCTGATTCTATGAAAATTCTGTAACCTGCAAATATAtttcacataaaaataaaatttttaaaaatgaaagattGCAACAATGAATATCATTTGTAGATGCAAAATGACGACATGAACAGTCAATATTCTTGTATGCATTGGTAAAAACTTCTTGTGTAAAaattaatctgaaaaaaatcCCACACATGAGATTTGTGTATATCACAGTCTATTGCCAGGGGAGAGCCGCCATTACCATCTACACTGCCAACAGAAATCACGCCTTTCTCCTCTCCCTTATCACTTGCCCAGATTATGCGTACAGTAAACAACATAGATTTTAGCACTAGTTTCAGTCTTCTCACTGTGTTTTAATCTCAGAGGATAATCCCCATTAGCAGAGATCTGCAGGGCTTAGTTCTATCCCAGGAGTGCCCCAACCTCTCTCAGAGTCTACTGTTTTCCTCATGCCGGATTACTGAGGAGCGAGGAGCAGGCTTTGGCACTGTGGAACGTAGAACAGAGGCCCTCTGAGGAATAGGAGGAGGAGTGTCCGAACTCTGTGAGGACTCCACCGGCTCATACATGGAGGTTCGATGAAGTCCGTTTGTCTGTTTCCCTAGGGAGGGTTTACGGGGAGGTAATGGGGGTACACGATTGGATGTAGCACTAATTTCACTTTTGACAAGTTcctatataaaatacaaatgcagaaagatgtattaaaataaatgtcataataaaacttaaattacaaaaatatcatatttttaggtcaatcaaaaaatagaaaataccaGGAATGAGGATTTAGAGTGAAGCAGTAAGACGACGGTACCTGTGTTTCCTTTGGCTGCCGTTGTTTGGGAGGGGGCTCAGGTTTTTCTGGGATAGGCTCTGCAGACAGACCTGCCAAAACATTAAGTATATCTAAGTACACACATAACAATCACACAAAGCAAAGAAGTTACACCAGGGGGTGGGGGCTACACAATTTTATtccatttaatatatatattcattaatgGCATACAATGTATGGTAAAAACCAAAGTAGTACAATGTTGAGTATCCACATGCATTATTTCACTCTCCTTTGTAAACTGTTTTCCCCAGATGTCCTATTTTAGTTCTTAGACTGGGAATGAGAGTCTAGCAATACACCAAAATGGTTGAATATATCTACCATATGtatcaaatatcttaaaaatcaattcaattcaattttcatGACTATTACACACTTTGCTGGTGTAtagtacagtacatgtatatccgtACCATAAAACTTGGTACACATATACTAAGTGACTGCACCTGGAGCCTTACCTGGATGTCTGAAGGGACTGTCTCTGCTGAATGAATCTGTCAATACAAGTCAGAATCAGAGTCATCATTAGTTAATAATCAAACAATGATTTTCTTTATCCTGcagctttttaaaatcatttacatcCCTCATGTCAGGACttactatttcaataaataattggGTTGTTTCTTTACCTGGGTATTTGTGGGATGGCTGACGTGAAATATCTGGATCTGATATGGACTTCTGcacaaaaatatgacaaaggACATTTATAAGTTTGACATCTATaagttttctcaaaaatataattgtactGTTTTTTTTGTAACCTACTGGTACCATATAGCAGGTTATTTTAgtaattatcaaattttgtaattttaagttATCATAGTACTGTTATAAACCAATTTTGACACTTGAATACAaaatttttcatgacaaaagTGAACATAAGTGTAACGTTAGGATTTCAATTTTGGCCATTTTATCAGTTTATCAGCTGACACTACAATATAAAATGAGCATCCTGCAAATAACCGGCTATAAAGTACCAGGTAAGTGTaatcaaattttgaatcaatttctaAACTACTGGATATCAAAAAGCAAAAAATCATGCATAACTATTCTACTGAAGGGGAGATTACAGTACAGAGGAATGTATATTATGGTAAAACAAAACGGAGGATCTGAAGCTCATGGTGACATGACTGAGCAAGTCTTGTAACTATACTAAGTTTCCAGCAGTCCCAGGCAGACTAAACCAGACTATTGAAGAAATGAGCACAACCCCACAGAACTGCATGTCCCACTGGATTTTATGTGGGCTCCTAGTTTCATATTTACTCATCCAATATCTAAGCATCTGTGGCAAGTTAATAATGACAAGTCAATAGcctaatatcaaaataaaaccatgcttttgaatatatttatctaAATGCATGGACAAGCAAAACAACGGATATATTGTACAGATataaatatctatataaaatttGGTATCAAACTCATGctttttgtaacaaaatacaTATCATAATGACTCTAAAAGTCAGAAGAACAATAAATCCCTATTGCACGTTCTTCAAGTAATCAAGGAGGCAACAGAAATGCTGTATGAGCCTTTAGCTCTATACCCACCACAGGGACATGCTAAAAACAGTCAACTCCCAGCCACAAACCACAACATCAAAATCAGGGCCCACTGAATGCAGTATAACCGAGGCTGAGTAATGTTTACCTCCAGCAGTGATGAGCTGACTGTACCAGAGTCGTACCACACAGACTTTGGTGGAACTCGAGGTTTCTTTTCAGTGCTTAGTATCATTGAAAATGGACGCTTTTTCTTGCTATTGTTGGAGTATGCTCCCTTGGGTGGCTGGTTGGTAGGTAGATTTATAGGTGGAATATTCTGAT
This genomic interval carries:
- the LOC105331622 gene encoding protein MCM10 homolog, which gives rise to MSEDECDLDVLVSLLDDDSNSGDVKQRDPPDNKSVGKGNGNSPQSSTLTKGPQPANEDEDCDIDSLAAFLEEDGDFEERDTGNKLSRNKDISPSEGRSGPSQSKPACTVISEPCEPSLSRTALDEMSEQEEEEDDETDDDTNDDTDIQAELLNIQKKMLELQSQLKKRKKSKNASKLSSSGKSEVAKDLDSKKSGGETSEDQLSFKVKEEQTPASEMSQPQTRKQTVTPEVSQTGKDPENFAGHQRINKLLPSNTCVGNGEKKMKNGFNLPNNKEKQKREKSISKTVSPNSDSKSVVSNKRELTIDSTDENPFFASSDPGAEGKGTSGLFGDSDSDWEELDGDVKPGLSESGQVIHDLMKTADSQRVSSASLEDVKALRQKALKSKSWKTGPFPGQEMVNPPHKNGSENYQSITDPFSGIRIINPKISSMEMKYKMADRKLIKLSKIHLKLKSAELQGDWVTVGVIVHKSEPRTSSSGKSFCIWRLSDLDDCDQTISFFLFGEVFKQHWKNEVKSVVGILNPNKMDKADKGQQDMAFTVNHPNQIMMMGYSQDLGKCAGVSKAGKACTNFINKEQGQFCVYHVQSAYKKTCAKRTELQGSSAVTPKNHVFGRRNNKDSLFFYGGETFTNTKRKASQKDQVTVSKLQAKQLQSQGKFTTMSLHDLDPADKEKLRQLEQKKNDLVDLLATPTVGSLNFVKHLVKKENPKETDCSGDKKVEIQSISPAELLKQHKQDMVRRRKSRQSGLASLESPQNPKDVTPKLARGGSMDGFISLDMSKKAKPVSSTEIAKLMAISKVKRSGGIQKEDPNALKRKRDSPESKQKMQERVLSNIGNTVDEKQKLEEPPVKRSKLLGNIDENSEEFKNLMKSRSKHTGTLAQVEMEQEERYFMELEKKEKYEDKMQSTMSVRCTVFTCKNCNYTAMKLADKCKTERHTIVKSETSKRFFKCKHCGKRKISIHKYPTEPCECGEYSFQRTAMMEEKKGPKLPGEKLSLRGDEVSYLGAMKQTVYLNI